GGATTCATCAAATGTAACTCCCGGGTACTCATCAAGATGTTCCAGAAAATATTCATAAAGCTCTTCATCAGTAATTTTGATCTCATCATTTTTAAGATATTTCTGATATTCTGTATAATAGGTTGATTTTATCTGGTTGGTTATTTTTTTCTGAATATCTGGATCATTTTCCAAACCCAAAGTAAGTGCTTCCTGATAAAACATTTCCTCTGTACATAACTCATTTAAAAATTTAACCTTACCTTCATAGGACTGATATCTGCCCTGATACATTACAGGAATCATACTTAGTCGCTGATTAAATTCTTCCATTGTGATCTGACCTTCTGAATACTTCGCCAAAACTGTCTCAGGTGCAATTTCAGCTGAAATTGCGGTAACTACAATTAATACTGCCAATATGATCAGTAATCTAATTTTCATGCTCTTTTCTCCTTATTTAAGTTACATTACTAAAGCAATACAGCAGAAAAAATAATTGACTTATTCAGTCAAGTAAATAAATAGACAAATCAGGAAGATAATGGAGGTTGTTATCTATATGGAAAGCGTGTTTCGATCGGATTTTACCCTGGCACAATATTTGGCAGTAGATAAGAAGTCCTTTCTAAAAGAAATGGCAGATTTCCTGGCTATGAAAAAAGTAGTTAGTTCTGCTGATGACTTTTTCAAGGTTATTTGGGCACGCGAAAATGTAATGTCAACCGGAATAGGCAGGGCAGTTGCCCTACCACACGGCTGCAATGAAACAGTACTGGATTTTGTGGTTACTGTCTGTCAATTAGCTGAACCCCTTCCCTATGATTCTATCGATCAAAAACCCGTCTCGCTGGTTTTTCTCCTTGCTGTTCCTCCCTCCAGACAATCAAATTACATGAAGCTGCTGGCTGCAATTTCAAACTTTATCAGGACTCCTGGTAATCTTGACCAATTACTAAATGCAAAAACTAAAGAAGAAATTTTTAACCAAATCAGTAAGATCAAAGTAGAATTTTAAGAGGAACAGATGAAAAAAATATTTATTATTATACTCCTAACTGGCATTATTGCAGTTAGTTATGCTGCCGATGAAAACGCAGGGACCACGGGATTTACTTTCTCCCGATTATCATTCTCACCCAGAGCTTCTGCCATGGGCTCAGCATATGCCGGAATCGCCAATGATGCCGAAGCAGTGTTTTTTAATCCCGGAGGATTGTATCAATTGCAGGATTCCCAACTTAATGCTGTCTATATGAGTTACCTGGATGGAATTAATTGTGGCTCACTAATTTTTGCCAAGCCAATTGATGATCGTTCTGCTTATGCCATATATTCCAGGTTTTTGTCAACTTCTGAAACCAAAACCCTTAGTGATGATCAGGGTAATTATCTGGGAACCGACGGAACATTTGGATTTTTAGACCTGGAAGCCGGGGGGGCATTATCATATCATATCACAAACAGCTTGAATCTGGGTGCCACAGCCAAAATGCTCTTTGAATCAATTGATGGCCATTCAGCCTCTATGTTTGCCGTTGATCTAGGTATTTATCATATCACAGAAAACGAGAATCTTCATATCGGTATTTCCTTACGGAATCTTGGATTTCAGCGTTGGGCTTTTACCTCATCAGAATATGAAGAAAACCTGCCTTCTCTGGTCGACCTGGGTTTTGGATTCCAGATCAATCCCAAAATTCTCCTGGCAGCAGATTTCTATAAACCATTTAAAAATGACTACTACACACGCTTTGGTCTGGAAATAGCTCCTATGGAAAATCTGAAAATTAGAGCAGGATATAAAAGTGATGCCGCTGACTGGAAAACAGGTGGCTCCGGTGAAAAACTGGCAGGATTAACTGGTGGTTTTGGGATCAACTGGGACAGATATGAATTTAGTTATGCAATTCTTTCCTATGGTGATCTGGGATTGGTAAATCAGCTGGGAATAAATTATAAATTAAAAGGAAATAAATAATGAGATGCAAAGGAATAGATAAAGCAGAAACTAAGAAACAAGGTAAAACACAATACTGCAATGAACAATTACATCCTCATCAGATCTACTGTCAAGTATGCGGTCACGCCTCGACCGCTCTGAAAACTGATCTTTCTGCCGCAAAAAACTTCTCCGAAACCTGGCAGAATCAAAAAGAAGAATACTCAAAATCACTGGGATTGGGACTTTTGATAACTTTGGCATTCATAATTCCTATAGCAATATTATCCTATGTTTTCAGAGAAAATTATTGGACTACCAACCTGATCTTACTATTTCTGGTTCCCTTTACCCTTATCCCCTTTGCTCAAAAAGATGATCTTACTGTCTCAAAATACTTAGCAAGTATCAGATTTTATCCCCAATTCTGGTTACTCACTCTAATTGCTGAATTTTATTTCTTTGTTCTCAAGGTTATCTGCACGGGTTACCTCCT
This genomic interval from Candidatus Stygibacter australis contains the following:
- a CDS encoding PTS sugar transporter subunit IIA, producing the protein MEVVIYMESVFRSDFTLAQYLAVDKKSFLKEMADFLAMKKVVSSADDFFKVIWARENVMSTGIGRAVALPHGCNETVLDFVVTVCQLAEPLPYDSIDQKPVSLVFLLAVPPSRQSNYMKLLAAISNFIRTPGNLDQLLNAKTKEEIFNQISKIKVEF
- a CDS encoding PorV/PorQ family protein produces the protein MKKIFIIILLTGIIAVSYAADENAGTTGFTFSRLSFSPRASAMGSAYAGIANDAEAVFFNPGGLYQLQDSQLNAVYMSYLDGINCGSLIFAKPIDDRSAYAIYSRFLSTSETKTLSDDQGNYLGTDGTFGFLDLEAGGALSYHITNSLNLGATAKMLFESIDGHSASMFAVDLGIYHITENENLHIGISLRNLGFQRWAFTSSEYEENLPSLVDLGFGFQINPKILLAADFYKPFKNDYYTRFGLEIAPMENLKIRAGYKSDAADWKTGGSGEKLAGLTGGFGINWDRYEFSYAILSYGDLGLVNQLGINYKLKGNK